Proteins from a single region of Carassius gibelio isolate Cgi1373 ecotype wild population from Czech Republic chromosome A5, carGib1.2-hapl.c, whole genome shotgun sequence:
- the LOC128014058 gene encoding leucine-rich repeat-containing protein 74B-like: MVVGKKVTKESILPSVCEDDGDEGGKEDDLGGIASRPVSRPRSLYSRGSVDGQRVSRPPSQHQSTRMGLQDEDRMNEEDEVDEGGGIHPGDGQQQEEECVISDEDYDTDLELDRFHNERRAYDPTGQSSYKEACKMLNVIPVSYFLRNMNQSEVNMMHYGLGSQGTKALAISLVTNTSILKLNLRDNWMEGVGGAAIADMLKENCYITEIDLSENRMGEYGARALSSMLLENSTLFSLNLSGNHLDERAARHLSPALIGNQKLQHLDLSHNRFGDIAGEILGAAITENTAMKSLNLAWNCIRGKGAIEFAKGLEGNIFLRILDLSYNGLGKEGAVALEEALKHNNTLEDLNISNNRIPLEGAIHLALGLKVNTTLRILKMSRNPMQSAGCFAILKSVQANPETAAEFLEFSDICVDQEFEDLFESTKETLPNLQVKHGGKINAALKKS, translated from the exons ATGGTAGTGggaaaaaaagtgacaaaagaaAGTATTCTTCCATCAGTGTGTGAAGATGATGGAGATGAAGGTGGAAAAGAAGATGATTTGGGAGGAATCGCAAGCAGGCCGGTCAGCAGACCCAGGAGTCTCTACAGCAGAGGAAGTGTGGATGGCCAA AGAGTTTCTAGACCGCCCAGCCAGCATCAAAGCACAAGAATGGGCCTTCAGGATGAAGATCGTATGAATGAAGAAGATGAGGTGGATGAAGGTGGAGGTATCCATCCAGGTGATGGACAGCAGCAGGAGGAAGAGTGTGTCATCAGTGACGAAGATTATGACACAGACCTGGAGCTTGACAGATTTCACA ATGAAAGACGAGCATATGACCCCACAGGACAGTCCAGCTACAAAGAGGCTTGTAAGATGCTAAATGTAATTCCAGTGTCCTACTTCCTCCGAAATATGAACCAGAGTGAAGTCAACATGATGCATTATGGGCTGGGCTCACAG GGTACCAAAGCTCTGGCGATTTCCTTGGTAACCAATACCTCCATCCTGAAGCTGAATCTGCGAGATAACTGGATGGAGGGAGTGGGCGGGGCCGCCATTGCTGACATGCTCAAAGAGAATTGCTACATCACAG AAATTGATTTGTCTGAAAACCGGATGGGTGAATACGGAGCCAGGGCTCTGTCCAGCATGCTGTTGGAAAACTCTACCCTATTCTCTCTCAACCTCTCTGGGAACCATCTGGACGAGCGAGCGGCCAGACATCTGTCCCCAGCTCTGATAGGCAACCAGAAACTTCAGCACCTCGACCTGAGtcacaacagatttggagatataGCAG GGGAAATCCTTGGTGCTGCCATTACTGAGAACACGGCAATGAAGTCACTCAATCTGGCTTGGAACTGCATTCGAGGGAAAGGAGCCATTGAATTTGCTAAAGGCCTGGAG GGAAATATCTTCTTGCGGATCCTGGATTTGTCATACAACGGCCTGGGCAAAGAAGGAGCTGTGGCTCTAGAGGAAGCACTCAAACACAACAATACACTGGAGGATCTGAACATCAG CAATAATCGCATACCGCTTGAAGGAGCCATCCATTTAGCCCTGGGCCTCAAAGTGAACACGACTCTACGAATTCTCAAA ATGTCTAGGAACCCAATGCAGTCAGCGGGATGCTTCgccattttaaaatcagttcaAGCAAACCCAGAAACTGCAGCTGAGTTTTTAGAATTCTCT GATATCTGTGTGGACCAGGAATTTGAAGACTTATTCGAAAGCACCAAAGAAACACTCCCAAACCTCCAGGTGAAACATGGTGGAAAAATTAACGCTGCTCTTAAAAAGAGCTGA
- the LOC128014100 gene encoding protein NipSnap homolog 1 isoform X1: MATAWSLHIFKRQQHFLSKVHSTELARGFVHTSDEGWLSSMFAHKVDARKDAHSNLLSKKETSNLYKIQFHNVKPEYMEAYNKMSDEVQKELHRDADYPCEVVGSWNTWYGEQDQAVHLWRYSGGYPALTECLRKLNSNVAYLAFRKERSKMLISRHNQLLLEFSFWNEPLPRSGPNIYELRTYQLLPGTMIEWGNNWARAIKYRQENNEAVGGFFTQIGELYVVHHLWAYKDLQSRQETRNAAWLKEGWDVNVHYTMPLIRKMESRIMIPMEHSPLQ, translated from the exons ATGGCGACAGCATGGTCTCTGCATATCTTCAAGAGACAGCAGCATTTCCTTAGCAAGGTGCATTCAACAGAGCTGGCCAG AGGTTTTGTGCATACAAGTGATGAAGGCTGGTTGAGTTCCATGTTTGCACACAAAGTGGATGCCAGGAAAGATGCCCACTCCAATCTGCTCTCCAAGAAAGAAACCAGCAACCTCTACAAGATTCAGT ttcacaaTGTCAAACCAGAATACATGGAGGCATACAATAAAATGTC GGATGAGGTACAGAAAGAACTTCATCGTGATGCAGATTATCCGTGTGAAGTCGTTGGAAGTTGGAACACCTGGTACGGTGAACAGGATCAGGCAG tgCATCTCTGGAGGTATTCTGGTGGATATCCTGCTCTTACAGAGTGTTTGCGTAAACTCAACAGCAATGTG GCGTATCTTGCATTTCGAAAAGAGAGGAGTAAAATGTTGATCTCCCGACACAACCAGCTTCTTCTGGAGTTTAGTTTCTGGAACGAGCCTCTGCCCAGAAGCGGCCCCAACATTTATGAACTGAGAACATATCAGCTACTA CCAGGAACTATGATCGAATGGGGAAATAATTG GGCTCGAGCAATCAAATATAGACAGGAAAACAATGAAGCAGTGGGTGGCTTCTTCACACAGATCGGTGAATTGTATGTTGTTCATCATTTATGGG CCTATAAAGACCTGCAGTCCAGACAAGAGACCAGAAATGCTGCTTGGTTGAAAGAGGGCTGGGATGTCAATGTGCACTATACAA
- the LOC128014100 gene encoding protein NipSnap homolog 1 isoform X2: MATAWSLHIFKRQQHFLSKVHSTELARGFVHTSDEGWLSSMFAHKVDARKDAHSNLLSKKETSNLYKIQFHNVKPEYMEAYNKMSDEVQKELHRDADYPCEVVGSWNTWYGEQDQAVHLWRYSGGYPALTECLRKLNSNVAYLAFRKERSKMLISRHNQLLLEFSFWNEPLPRSGPNIYELRTYQLLPGTMIEWGNNWARAIKYRQENNEAVGGFFTQIGELYVVHHLWAYKDLQSRQETRNAAWLKEGWDVNVHYTMPLIRKMESRIMIPMEHSPLQ; the protein is encoded by the exons ATGGCGACAGCATGGTCTCTGCATATCTTCAAGAGACAGCAGCATTTCCTTAGCAAGGTGCATTCAACAGAGCTGGCCAG AGGTTTTGTGCATACAAGTGATGAAGGCTGGTTGAGTTCCATGTTTGCACACAAAGTGGATGCCAGGAAAGATGCCCACTCCAATCTGCTCTCCAAGAAAGAAACCAGCAACCTCTACAAGATTCAGT ttcacaaTGTCAAACCAGAATACATGGAGGCATACAATAAAATGTC GGATGAGGTACAGAAAGAACTTCATCGTGATGCAGATTATCCGTGTGAAGTCGTTGGAAGTTGGAACACCTGGTACGGTGAACAGGATCAGGCAG tgCATCTCTGGAGGTATTCTGGTGGATATCCTGCTCTTACAGAGTGTTTGCGTAAACTCAACAGCAATGTG GCGTATCTTGCATTTCGAAAAGAGAGGAGTAAAATGTTGATCTCCCGACACAACCAGCTTCTTCTGGAGTTTAGTTTCTGGAACGAGCCTCTGCCCAGAAGCGGCCCCAACATTTATGAACTGAGAACATATCAGCTACTA CCAGGAACTATGATCGAATGGGGAAATAATTG GGCTCGAGCAATCAAATATAGACAGGAAAACAATGAAGCAGTGGGTGGCTTCTTCACACAGATCGGTGAATTGTATGTTGTTCATCATTTATGGG CCTATAAAGACCTGCAGTCCAGACAAGAGACCAGAAATGCTGCTTGGTTGAAAGAGGGCTGGGATGTCAATGTGCACTATACAA TGCCTCTTATCCGAAAGATGGAATCAAGAATAATGATCCCCATGGAACATTCACCTCTGCAGTAA